In Agromyces sp. Leaf222, the genomic window ATCGTCATCGGCCACTCGTTCGGCGGGCTCATCGCGCAGGAGCTGCTCGCGAACGACCTCGCCATCGCCGGCGTCGCGATCGACCCGGCGCCCATCAAGGGCGTGAAGACCCTGCCGTTCTCCCAGCTGCGCTCGGGCTTCCCCGTGCTGGGCAATCCCGCCAACAAGAAGCGGACGGTCTCGTTGAGCGCGAAGCAGTTCCGCTACAGCTTCGGCAACGCGATCTCCGAGGAGGAGTCCGACGCGCTCCACGCCGCGTGGACCATTCCCGGCCCGGGCCGCCCGCTCTTCGAGGACGCCACGGCGAACTTCACGCGCAACTCGCCGGCGACCGTCGACACCCACACCGCGGTTCGCGGACCGTTGCTGCTCGTGTCGGGCACCGAGGACCACACCGTGCCGAAGGCCGTGACGAAGGAGGTGCTCGGCCTCTACGCCGACAACCCCTCGTCGCTCACCGAGTACCGCGAGTTCGAGGGGCGCGGTCACTCCCTGACGATCGACAGCGGATGGCGGGATGTCGCCGACGCGACACTCGAGTGGCTCGCCACCCAGCGGCTCGACGCCGAGCAGCCGAGCACCGCATAGGCTCCGCGGGCATGTCGGCGGTGTCCTAGTCTGGCGCGCGAGGTTGTTCGTCAGAAGAGGGAGACGCCGACATGCCCGCTGCGCTCATCGAGGTGCGCCGACCGTACTCCGAGGCCGAAGAGGTCGCGATCATCGACGCGGTGCACGGCGCCCTCGTCGCGGCGTTCCGCGTTCCGCCCGAAGACCGGAACATTCGGCTCGTCGTGCACGAGCCGCATCGGTTCGCGATCTCGCCCGAGACGCCGCAGCCCGAGTTCCGCACCATCGTCACGATCGACTGCTTCGCCGGCCGGTCCGACGCGGCCAAGCGAGCCCTGTACGCCGAGATCGTCGAGCGGCTCGAGCACGTCGGCATCCCGCGGGGCCATGTCTCGACGATCATCCACGACATCCCGCGACAGAGCTGGGGGCTCTCGAGCGGAGAGGCCGCCGGCGACGTCGACCTGGGGTTCGAGGTCGAGGTCTGAGCGGATGCCGCGGGGCGCCCTCAGCGAGTGCGCGAGCGTGCGCGATTCGGCCGCGCCGCGGCATCCGGAACCGTGATGACCGGCACCCACTGGGTGACGACCGCGTCGACGACCATCGACCCGTCGGTCGGCCCGATGATCGCGATCGCCGTCGTCTCGGTCGGCACGGCGGGCTGCACGGGCATGCGCCCGAGGCGCCGGTGCTCGCGCACATAGGCGGGAACGAGCAGCACGACCGCACCGAGCCAGGCGAGCGGGTTGCTCCAGACGACGCCGACGAACCCGACGACGCCCGCCAGCACGACCGCGGCCGCGACGCGCATCACGAGCTCGACGACGCCGGTCACCGTCGGGATCAGCGTGTGGCCGAGCCCCTGCAGGGCGCCGCGCAGCACGAACAGCACACCGAGCAGCGTGTAGCTCAGGCCGTTGATGACGAGCATGAGCGTCGCCAGCTCGACGACGTCGTCCGACCCGTCGCCGACGAAGAGGCGCACGAGCGCCGTGCCGAAGACCACGAGGGTCACGCCGAGCACCACCGCGAGGATCACCGACATCCACGTCGCCTCGACGACGCCGCGCCTGATGCGGTCGGGGCGGCCGCCGCCTGAGTTCTGCGCGGCGTACATCGACACCGCGAGGCCCAGCGACTGCAGCAGCGCGACCGCGAGCCCGTCGACGCGGGAGGCGGTCGTGTACGCGGCGACGGCGTTCGCACCGAGGGCGTTGAGTGCGACCTGCACCGCGAGCGTGCCGATCGCGATGATCGACGCCTGGAAGCCCATCGGCAGGCCGAGTCGAAGGTGGGCCGCGACATCCGCCCATGAGATGCGCCAGTCGTCGCGGCGCAGGTGCAGCACCGGCACCCGTCGACGCACGTACTCGAGACACATCAGCACCGAGACCGCCTGCGCGACGACCGTCGCGAGCGCCGCGCCGCCGACCCCCCAGTCGAGCGGACCGACCATGAGCACCACGAGCCCGACGTTCAGCGCGCACGCGATGCTCAGGAAGACGAGCGGCGTGCGCGAGTCGCCGATCGAGCGGATGATCGCCGAGAGGTAGTTGAAGGCCATCATCGTCGAGGCCCCGAGGAAGCTGACCTGGGTGTAGACGGTCGCCTCGGCGAGCAGCTCGGGCGGGGTCTGCATGAGCACGAGTGCCGGCTCGGCGATGAGCGGGGCGACGACGGTGAGCACCAGGCTCAGGATGCCGGTGAGCAGCGTTCCCGTCGCCACCGAGCGCCGAACGGCTGCATGGTCGGTCGCCCCGAACGCCTGCGCGGTCGGGATCGCGAACCCGCTCGTGACACCCCACGCGAACCCGAGCAGCAGGAACAGCAGGCTGCCCGTCGCGCCGACCGCGGCGAGTGAGTCGACCCCGAGGTGACGGCCGACCACGATCGCGTCGGCGAACTGGTAGAGCTGCTGCACCACGTTGCCGATGAGCAACGGGATCGAGAAGAGCAGGATGACGCGCCAGGGGCGTCCGGTGGTCAGGGCGGTGGACATCGGTGAGGCTTTCGCGGACGTGTGCGGTCAGGATTCGGCGGTCCGCTCGGGCACCGCGGCGACCAGTGTATCGAATCGATTCGATACGCGCACCGGGTGCCGCACCCGATGCTGCGCCCGGCGTTGCACACGCGCGCCGTGACACACCCCCCTGCGGCGGCCGCGCGGGCGCTCCCTCCGAGGGCCGCTAGCCCTGCACCATGTCGGCGAAGCGCGAGAAGTGGCCGTGGAACGCGACCGTGATGGTGCGGGTGGGACCGTTACGGTGCTTGGCGACGATCAGGTCGGCCTCGCCGGCGCGGGGGCTGTCGCGCTCGTATGCGGACTCGCGGTGCAGCAGGATCACCATGTCGGCGTCCTGCTCGATCGAGCCCGACTCGCGCAGGTCGCTGAGGGCGGGCATCTTGTCGGCGCGCTGCTCGGGGCCACGGTTCAGCTGCGAGAGGGCGATGACCGGCACCTGGAGCTCCTTCGCGAGCAGCTTCAACGCACGCGAGAACTCCGAGACCTCCTGCTGGCGGCTCTCGACGCGCTTGCCGCTCGTCATGAGCTGCAGGTAGTCGATGACCACCATCTTGAGTCCGACGCGCTGCTTGAGGCGTCGGCACTTGGCGCGGATCTCGACCAGCGTCATGTTCGGGGAGTCGTCGATGTAGAGCGGCGAGTCGTTGATGCGGCCGCGGGTCGACGCGATGGTGGTCCAGTCGCGCGTGTCGACGGTGCCCTTTCGCATGTTCTGGAGGGGAACGGATGCCTCGGCCGAGAGCAGGCGCATCGCGATCTCGCTCTTGCCCATCTCGAGGCTGAAGAACACGGCGGGCAGACCGTTGGTGATGGCCGCGGAGCGGGCGAAGTCGAGCGCGAGGGTCGACTTTCCCATGGCGGGACGGGCGGCGACGATGATCATCTGGCCGGGGTGGAACCCGTTGGTGAGGTCGTCGAGGTCGGCGAACCCGGTGGGCACGCCCGTGAACTTGCCGTCGGTGTGCTTGGCCGCCTCGATCTCGTCGATGGCCACCGTGACGGCCTCGGAGAGCGGCACGTAGTCTTCGGTCTCGACCGAGCCGGTGACGGAGTAGATCTCGGCCTGGGCGTTGTTGACGAGGTCGACGACCTCGCCCTCTCCGGCGTAGCCCATCTGCACGATGCGGGTGCCGGCCTCGACGAGGCGGCGGAGCAGCGCGCGCTCGGCGACGATCGACGAGTAGAAGCCGGCGTTCGCGGCCGTCGGCACGATGCTCGTGAGCGTGTGCAGGTACTCGATGCCGCCGGCGCGCTGGAGGTCGCCGGTCTTCGTGAGTTCGTCGGTGACGGCGATGACGTCGGTCGGCTCGCCGTGCGAGTAGAGGGTGAGGATCGCGTTGAAGACGACCTCGTGCTTCGGCACGTAGAAGTCGACGCCTCGCACGGTCTCGATGACGTCGGCGACGGCGTCCTTCGAGAGCATCATGCCGCCGAGGGCGCTCTGCTCTGCGAGGAGGTCGTGCGGCGGCACGCGTTCGCCGCGGCGGGCGCCACCGTCGTCGGCCGGTTCGGCGAGCCCGATGTGCGCGATCGACAACTCCATGACCTCCGGTTCCAGCCCTCGGGCCGCGTGCGTGTGCGCCCATGACCGAGTCTCGGCCGAACCACTGACATGGGGGCTTCGGCACGCTGAGAACGGGTTGATCGATGGGCGCTGCTTCACGATATGGAAGCGATCTCCACAGCACAACCCAGCCTGTGGATAACTCTGGGGAGAATCTGGGCGAAACGCCGTGGAACATGTGCAATCAGCCTGTGGATATCTGTGGAAATCCCGTGAATTACATGGGTTGAATTCTGATCTGATCAGGCTTTTGCAGTTTCCACACCTGTGTGGAAAAAGTTCTTGAGAACTCCACGGTGTGCGATACCCCACCTGTGTACAACAGTCTCAGCCAACACTGATGAATCCTTGCTTTCGCGCCCGTTTCGATGCTAGCGGGCGACGCGCAGGGCATGCCCTTCTACAGCCCTCCACGGCCCCGTCAGCGACCTCGGATGCGCTTGGGCGGTGACCCACTGCGACATGCTAAACGGCGGCCCGGGCCGAAGCCCGAACCGCCGTTCGTCATGCCTGCGCGAATTACTTCGCGGCAACCACCTGGAGGGTGATCGTGGCCGAGAGCTCGTCGTGCAGACGCACGATGGCCTCGTGGTCGCCGACCGACTTGATCGGCGAGGGGATCGTGACCTTGCGCTTGTCGACCGAGCCGAGACCGGCGGCCTCGACCGCAGCCGCGACGTCGGAGGTCTTGACGGAGCCGAAGAGGCGTCCGCCGACGCCGGCCTTGACGGCCAGCTTGACCTTGCCCGACTCGAGCGAGGCCTTGAGGGCCTGCGCGTCTTCGAGCGAGTGCAGGGCGCGAGCCGCGCGAGCGGCCTTGATCTGGTCGACCTGCTTCTCGCCACCGCGGGTCCACGGAGTCGCGAAGCCCTGGGGGACGAGGTAGTTACGTGCGTAGCCGTTCTTGACCTCGACCACGTCGCCGGCGGCACCGAGGCCGGTGACCTCGTGCGTGAGAATAACCTTTGCCATTGTCGTGCTCCTTAGCGGCCCGAGCCCGAGTAGGGCAGAAGCGCCATCTCACGTGCGTTCTTCACGGCACGGGCGATGAGGCGCTGCTCCTGCACGGAGACACCGGTGATGCGGCGGGCGCGGATCTTTCCACGCTCGGAGATGAACTTGCGAAGGGTCGCAACGTCCTTGTAATCGATGATGCCGACCTTGATCGACTTCGCCGGGGCGGCGTTCTTCGCGCCCTTCCCGCGGCTCGGCTTGCGGCGATCGCCGCTGCTCTTTCCAGCCATTGGATTTCCTGTCTATTGAAGATGGTGTGCGAATCGGATGCAGCGGCGGGCCGCATCTGATTCACCGGCCGTGAGGCCTAGAAGGGCGTCTCGTCGCCGTAGTTCGTTCCGGGCGTGTTCCACACGTCGCCGCCGCCGCCGCCCGACTGGGCTGCGGGGGCACTGGGTGCCCATGCGTCGTCGGACTGGTTGCCGCCGCCCCCGTAGGAGCCGCCGCCACCGCCGCCGACCGCACCGCGGTTGGAGGGTGCACGCGTGATGGAAGCCGTCGCGTACCGGAGCGAGGGACCGATCTCGTCGATCTCCAGCTCGATGGAGGTGCGCTTCTCGCCTTCCTTCGTCTCGTAGGAACGCTGCTTGAGACGTCCGGTAGCGATGACCCGGGAACCCTTGGTGAGCGATCCCGCGACGTGCTCGGCGAATTCACGCCAGCAGCTCGCACGCAGGAACAGCGCTTCGCCGTCCTTCCACTCGTTGGCCTGACGATCGAACGTCCGGGGAGTGGAAGCGATGGTGAAGTTGGCAACCGCCAGTCCGCCCTGCGTGTAACGCAGTTCGGGATCTGCCGTGAGGTTGCCCACCACAGTGATGATGGTCTCGCCTGCCATGGGGACTAGGCGTCCTTCTTGGCCGAAGCGGCAGCCTTCTTGGCGGCCTTCTCTTCCTGAGCCTTCGCGTGAGCGGCGACCTGTGCGATCGCCTCTTCGGCGCGGAGCACCTTCGTGCGCATGACGGCCTCGCTGAGGTTCAGCTGGCGGTCGAGCTCGTCGGTGGTCTTGGACTCGGCGGTGAAGTCGACGACGGCGTAGATGCCCTCGTTCTTCTTGTTGATCTCGTAGGCCAGGCGACGACGTCCCCAGATGTCGACCTTGTCGACACTGCCGCCATCGTTTCGGATGACGTTGAGGAACTTGTCAAGGCTGGGAGCAACGGTGCGCTCATCGATCTCGGGATCGAGGATAACCATCAGCTCGTACTGGTGCATGACTAACCCACCTCCTTCGGACTCAAACGGCTACAGGATCTCTGCAGCAGGAGGGTTGTGCATACGCCACCCGAGGAGGCCTCACATTCGAGGCGCACGGGCAACCTTGACAGCATAGCGGATGCCGCGTTCCGGCGCCATTCCGCGCGGAACCGCTCAGCGGGCTCAGGCCTCGCGGGCGGCCCACCAGGCGCGCAGGCGCTGCTCCGCGGCATCCGCACCGATGGGGCCCTCGTCGAGGCGCACCTCGAGCAGGTGGCGGTAGGCCTCGCCCACGATCGGCCCCGGCGGAATGGAGAGGAGGCGCATGATGTCGGCGCCGTCGAGCTCGGGGCGCACGGCCGCCAGCTCCTCTTCTTCGGCGAGCACGGCGATGCGCTCCTCGAGGTCGTCGTACGCGAATCCGAGGCGATCGGCCTTGCGCCGATTGCGGGTCGTCACGTCGGCCCTGGTCAGGATGTGCAGTCGCTCGAGCTGGTCGCCGGCGTCGCGCACGTAGCGTCGAACCGCGGAGTCGGTCCACGCGGCATCCGCGTAGCCGAAGAAGCGCAGGTGCAGCTCGATGAGGCGCGAGACCGCCGCGATCGTGTCGTTGTCGAAGCGCAGGGCGCGCAGGCGCTTGCGCGCGAGCTTCGCGCCGACGACGTCGTGGTGGTGGAACGACACCACCCCGCCCGACTCGAGGCGGCGCGTGCCGGGCTTGCCGATGTCGTGCAGCAGCGCCGTGAGGCGCACCACGAGGTCGGGGGAGTCGAGGTTGCCGCGCGAGAGCTCGTAGTCGATGGCCTGGTCGAGCACGGTGAGCGAGTGCTCGTAGACGTCCTTGTGGTGATGGTGCTCGTCGACCTCGAGCCGCAGGGCCGGCACCTCGGGCAGCACCCGCTCGGCGAGGCCCGACTCGACCAGCAGACGGATGCCGCCGCGGGGCGACGAGGTCAGCAGCAGCTTCGAGAGCTCGTCGCGCACGCGTTCGGCCGAGATGCGGTCGATCTCGGGGGCGAGCGCCGACATCGCCGCGAGCGTTCCCGCTTCGACCTCGAAGCCGAGCTGGGCCGAGAAGCGGGCGGCCCGCAGCATGCGCAGGGGGTCGTCGCCGAACGAGCGCTCGGGGGCCGCCGGCGTGCGGAGCGTCTTCGCGAGCAGGTCCTCGACGCCGCCGGTCGGATCGACGAGCTCGAGCTTCGGCAGGCGCAGCGCCAGCGCATTGACCGTGAAGTCGCGCCGGCCGAGGTCGCCGTCGAGGCTCGAGCCGAAGACCACCTCGGGCTTGCGCGAGTCGCCGTCGTACGAATCGGCGCGGTAGGTCGTGATCTCGACCGTCTCGCCCGCGACCTTGGCACCGATGGTGCCGAACGCCCGGCCGATGTCCCAGTGCGCCTCGGCGATGGGCTTCACGATCGCGAGGATCTCGTCTGGCGTGGCATCCGTCGTGAAGTCGAGGTCGTTCACGGACCGGCCGAGGAACGCGTCGCGGACCGG contains:
- the rpsR gene encoding 30S ribosomal protein S18 gives rise to the protein MAGKSSGDRRKPSRGKGAKNAAPAKSIKVGIIDYKDVATLRKFISERGKIRARRITGVSVQEQRLIARAVKNAREMALLPYSGSGR
- a CDS encoding alpha/beta hydrolase: MSKTPVVFIHGLWIHASAWAPWQELFAANGYEPSAPGWPGDADTVEATRANAEHLDDVGIEQICHHYADFIDTLGAKPIVIGHSFGGLIAQELLANDLAIAGVAIDPAPIKGVKTLPFSQLRSGFPVLGNPANKKRTVSLSAKQFRYSFGNAISEEESDALHAAWTIPGPGRPLFEDATANFTRNSPATVDTHTAVRGPLLLVSGTEDHTVPKAVTKEVLGLYADNPSSLTEYREFEGRGHSLTIDSGWRDVADATLEWLATQRLDAEQPSTA
- a CDS encoding MATE family efflux transporter, encoding MSTALTTGRPWRVILLFSIPLLIGNVVQQLYQFADAIVVGRHLGVDSLAAVGATGSLLFLLLGFAWGVTSGFAIPTAQAFGATDHAAVRRSVATGTLLTGILSLVLTVVAPLIAEPALVLMQTPPELLAEATVYTQVSFLGASTMMAFNYLSAIIRSIGDSRTPLVFLSIACALNVGLVVLMVGPLDWGVGGAALATVVAQAVSVLMCLEYVRRRVPVLHLRRDDWRISWADVAAHLRLGLPMGFQASIIAIGTLAVQVALNALGANAVAAYTTASRVDGLAVALLQSLGLAVSMYAAQNSGGGRPDRIRRGVVEATWMSVILAVVLGVTLVVFGTALVRLFVGDGSDDVVELATLMLVINGLSYTLLGVLFVLRGALQGLGHTLIPTVTGVVELVMRVAAAVVLAGVVGFVGVVWSNPLAWLGAVVLLVPAYVREHRRLGRMPVQPAVPTETTAIAIIGPTDGSMVVDAVVTQWVPVITVPDAAARPNRARSRTR
- a CDS encoding single-stranded DNA-binding protein, with protein sequence MAGETIITVVGNLTADPELRYTQGGLAVANFTIASTPRTFDRQANEWKDGEALFLRASCWREFAEHVAGSLTKGSRVIATGRLKQRSYETKEGEKRTSIELEIDEIGPSLRYATASITRAPSNRGAVGGGGGGSYGGGGNQSDDAWAPSAPAAQSGGGGGDVWNTPGTNYGDETPF
- the rpsF gene encoding 30S ribosomal protein S6; amino-acid sequence: MHQYELMVILDPEIDERTVAPSLDKFLNVIRNDGGSVDKVDIWGRRRLAYEINKKNEGIYAVVDFTAESKTTDELDRQLNLSEAVMRTKVLRAEEAIAQVAAHAKAQEEKAAKKAAASAKKDA
- the dnaB gene encoding replicative DNA helicase encodes the protein MSIAHIGLAEPADDGGARRGERVPPHDLLAEQSALGGMMLSKDAVADVIETVRGVDFYVPKHEVVFNAILTLYSHGEPTDVIAVTDELTKTGDLQRAGGIEYLHTLTSIVPTAANAGFYSSIVAERALLRRLVEAGTRIVQMGYAGEGEVVDLVNNAQAEIYSVTGSVETEDYVPLSEAVTVAIDEIEAAKHTDGKFTGVPTGFADLDDLTNGFHPGQMIIVAARPAMGKSTLALDFARSAAITNGLPAVFFSLEMGKSEIAMRLLSAEASVPLQNMRKGTVDTRDWTTIASTRGRINDSPLYIDDSPNMTLVEIRAKCRRLKQRVGLKMVVIDYLQLMTSGKRVESRQQEVSEFSRALKLLAKELQVPVIALSQLNRGPEQRADKMPALSDLRESGSIEQDADMVILLHRESAYERDSPRAGEADLIVAKHRNGPTRTITVAFHGHFSRFADMVQG
- the rplI gene encoding 50S ribosomal protein L9; the encoded protein is MAKVILTHEVTGLGAAGDVVEVKNGYARNYLVPQGFATPWTRGGEKQVDQIKAARAARALHSLEDAQALKASLESGKVKLAVKAGVGGRLFGSVKTSDVAAAVEAAGLGSVDKRKVTIPSPIKSVGDHEAIVRLHDELSATITLQVVAAK
- a CDS encoding tautomerase family protein, whose protein sequence is MPAALIEVRRPYSEAEEVAIIDAVHGALVAAFRVPPEDRNIRLVVHEPHRFAISPETPQPEFRTIVTIDCFAGRSDAAKRALYAEIVERLEHVGIPRGHVSTIIHDIPRQSWGLSSGEAAGDVDLGFEVEV
- a CDS encoding CCA tRNA nucleotidyltransferase, whose amino-acid sequence is MQSVAAALDRLGELAASPTVSKLATAFERAGHELALVGGPVRDAFLGRSVNDLDFTTDATPDEILAIVKPIAEAHWDIGRAFGTIGAKVAGETVEITTYRADSYDGDSRKPEVVFGSSLDGDLGRRDFTVNALALRLPKLELVDPTGGVEDLLAKTLRTPAAPERSFGDDPLRMLRAARFSAQLGFEVEAGTLAAMSALAPEIDRISAERVRDELSKLLLTSSPRGGIRLLVESGLAERVLPEVPALRLEVDEHHHHKDVYEHSLTVLDQAIDYELSRGNLDSPDLVVRLTALLHDIGKPGTRRLESGGVVSFHHHDVVGAKLARKRLRALRFDNDTIAAVSRLIELHLRFFGYADAAWTDSAVRRYVRDAGDQLERLHILTRADVTTRNRRKADRLGFAYDDLEERIAVLAEEEELAAVRPELDGADIMRLLSIPPGPIVGEAYRHLLEVRLDEGPIGADAAEQRLRAWWAAREA